A region of Bos javanicus breed banteng chromosome 17, ARS-OSU_banteng_1.0, whole genome shotgun sequence DNA encodes the following proteins:
- the LOC133229199 gene encoding tubulin alpha-3 chain, producing the protein MRECISIHVGQAGVQIGNACWELYCLEHGIQPDGQMPSDKTIGGGDDSFNTFFSETGAGKHVPRAVFVDLEPTVVDEVRTGTYRQLFHPEQLITGKEDAANNYARGHYTIGKEIVDLVLDRIRKLADLCTGLQGFLIFHSFGGGTGSGFASLLMERLSVDYGKKSKLEFAIYPAPQVSTAVVEPYNSILTTHTTLEHSDCAFMVDNEAIYDICRRNLDIERPTYTNLNRLIGQIVSSITASLRFDGALNVDLTEFQTNLVPYPRIHFPLATYAPVISAEKAYHEQLSVAEITNACFEPANQMVKCDPRHGKYMACCMLYRGDVVPKDVNAAIATIKTKRTIQFVDWCPTGFKVGINYQPPTVVPGGDLAKVQRAVCMLSNTTAIAEAWARLDHKFDLMYAKRAFVHWYVGEGMEEGEFSEAREDLAALEKDYEEVGVDSVEAEAEEGEEY; encoded by the exons ATG CGCGAGTGCATCTCCATCCACGTGGGGCAGGCGGGCGTCCAGATCGGCAACGCCTGCTGGGAGCTGTACTGCCTGGAGCATGGCATTCAGCCCGACGGCCAGATGCCCAGCGACAAGACCATCGGCGGCGGGGATGACTCCTTCAACACGTTCTTCAGCGAGACCGGGGCCGGCAAGCACGTGCCCAGGGCCGTGTTCGTGGACCTAGAGCCCACCGTGGTCG ACGAGGTGCGCACGGGGACCTACAGGCAGCTCTTCCACCCGGAGCAGCTGATCACCGGGAAGGAAGACGCGGCCAACAACTATGCCCGTGGCCACTACACCATCGGCAAGGAGATCGTCGACCTGGTCCTGGACCGCATCCGCAAACTG GCGGACCTGTGCACGGGGCTGCAGGGCTTCCTCATCTTCCACAGCTTCGGGGGCGGCACCGGCTCGGGCTTCGCGTCGCTGCTCATGGAGCGGCTCTCGGTGGACTACGGCAAGAAGTCCAAGCTGGAGTTCGCCATCTACCCAGCGCCCCAGGTGTCCACGGCCGTGGTGGAGCCCTACAACTCCATCCTGACCACGCACACGACCCTGGAGCACTCGGACTGCGCCTTCATGGTGGACAACGAGGCCATCTACGACATCTGCCGGCGCAACCTGGACATCGAGCGGCCCACGTACACCAACCTCAACCGGCTCATCGGGCAGATCGTGTCCTCCATCACGGCCTCCCTGCGCTTCGACGGCGCCCTCAACGTGGACCTGACCGAGTTCCAGACCAACCTGGTGCCCTACCCCCGCATCCACTTCCCCCTGGCCACGTACGCCCCGGTCATCTCGGCCGAGAAGGCCTACCACGAGCAGCTGTCCGTGGCCGAGATCACCAACGCCTGCTTCGAGCCGGCCAACCAGATGGTCAAGTGTGACCCTCGCCACGGCAAGTACATGGCCTGCTGCATGCTGTACCGGGGGGACGTGGTCCCCAAAGACGTCAACGCGGCCATCGCCACCATCAAGACCAAGCGCACCATCCAGTTTGTGGACTGGTGCCCGACCGGGTTCAAG GTGGGCATCAACTACCAGCCCCCCACGGTGGTCCCGGGGGGAGACCTGGCCAAGGTGCAGCGGGCCGTGTGCATGCTGAGCAACACCACGGCCATCGCCGAGGCCTGGGCCCGCCTGGACCACAAGTTCGACCTCATGTACGCCAAGCGCGCCTTCGTGCACTGGTACGTGGGGGAGGGCATGGAGGAGGGCGAGTTCTCGGAGGCCCGGGAAG